In the Ferribacterium limneticum genome, GGTCGACAGTTTTTCGCCATGCCGCCGGCGGTTGTCCTTCCAGACGCCTTCATAGACACAGTTGTGGAAGTAGAAGTGTTCGAGGTGCTTGAATTCCGAGCGGGCGGCTGAAAAGAGTTCCTCGCAGGCCTGGATGTGATCGTCCATCGAGCCACCAATATCGAGGAAAAGCAGCACCTTGATCGCGTTATGCCGTTCCGGGCGCAGGTGCAGGTCCAGCCAGCCGCCGTTGCGGGCCGTGCCGGCGATGGTGCCATCAAGGTCGAGTTCGGTCGCCGCTCCCTTGCGGGCGAAGCGACGCAGGCGACGCAGCGCGACCTTGATGTTGCGTACACCAAGGTCGAGCGAGTCGTCGAGATTGCGGAATTCGCGCTGGTCCCAGACCTTGATCGCCGTCCGGTTGCCAACCGATTCGCCGCCGATGCGCACGCCTTCCGGGTTATAGCCGCCGTGCCCAAAAGGCGAGGTGCCGGCGGTGCCGATCCACTTGCTGCCGCCGGCGTGGCGTTCCTTCTGTTCGGCCAAGCGCTCCTTCAACTGCTCGAGCACCTTTTCGTAGCCGAGCTTTTGCAGTCGGGCCCGGTCAGCCTCCGAAAGATG is a window encoding:
- a CDS encoding vWA domain-containing protein; translation: MLVDFFLHLKSRQLPVSTNELLALLEALEARLVSGSLDDFYLLSRTLLVKDEALYDRFDRAFGEYFKGIEALPGFDAMVSEEWLELAARKHLSEADRARLQKLGYEKVLEQLKERLAEQKERHAGGSKWIGTAGTSPFGHGGYNPEGVRIGGESVGNRTAIKVWDQREFRNLDDSLDLGVRNIKVALRRLRRFARKGAATELDLDGTIAGTARNGGWLDLHLRPERHNAIKVLLFLDIGGSMDDHIQACEELFSAARSEFKHLEHFYFHNCVYEGVWKDNRRRHGEKLSTWDVIHTYGPDYKLIFVGDASMSPYEVARPGGSVEHWNEEAGAVWLQRLVDTWHHVAWLNPLPEEHWGYTPSIGMIKQVVGNDRMFPLTIDGLERAMRHLSK